In Musa acuminata AAA Group cultivar baxijiao chromosome BXJ3-11, Cavendish_Baxijiao_AAA, whole genome shotgun sequence, one DNA window encodes the following:
- the LOC103970709 gene encoding uncharacterized protein LOC103970709 isoform X3, whose translation MFWYNEILPCLVEKYVIILVVQTCSNPDCLYLHDIGSQEDSFSKDEIISAYTRSRVRQIASNNSQQHSGTVLPPPADDFSNSITASSRYHIRSASNSISNQAKDSPPNSNAGKPTVLPAGASWGLQTSNCRSPVASAACSQVSHAKQKVEMVGNLSLPPVLTENTHHPSAWNDEVATTSKVPENQTLTTNKSPLLLTESTKQSSLRHNFVDMTPKMPANRESLQVGDISQPVEPLRSSLEAVVTNNCSSRSSSLDDIVVTSKLGEEKPMSHSDCEFMPIIDEQSQTVVSEVSTIDLSDIPRASQVASNFSYSLPVSASEDNETSIYANGDNTKAINSTISKGFDRQFSRSGSGSATQGSSIVNGVTHSLCSSLSSVTIDSHVRADQLHVNQHQFSNVNSFTAVMPLTNDSDSASLNKALLLLDKDASNRLRDRSCELLKEQSTSAVNNKDVLLLPSDNKVLRVSDTVDRLSSSIYLNHSHNSGNCSSSTSWNTYVQDKQTPRVGRNMDRYSETAMFPFFPLGDKESALPNGHKAYEQNSCSPGRGFQCPEMNCNEEKVKSSGRVNDIASSNKYATVEIKRESSIISDILSLDVDPWDDSSATSNSFARLLGETEKQESSFKLLSSWRSNNSNQSRFSFARQECQGSVVQPTRGEAHAQMFCSSHDSFEHGLRNGTMFDTFESPNTVINSNPVVSFDKAAGTLKAKISAPPGFSTPSRVHLPDFSSQDRFYQTHEAVFSENHYQAQISGNPSDIGFTDPAILAVGKERMSLGINNAGLGLKSTFSAQISVSDSDPRIHLLRPQSLSSYHNMDIPESAGDRFLQLGDTYITSQLSAENRRGLSPIAQISFQQLRNKQFFNKQWDGLNDLRTGSDMGLREALRNERFGLTNGYSSNEERKFLFPNGDLYNREFRM comes from the exons ATGTTTTGGTACAACGAAATATTGCCATGCCTGGTTGAGAAATATG TAATTATCTTGGTTGTTCAGACCTGCAGcaatccagattgtctgtatttGCATGATATAGGCAGCCAAGAAGATAGTTTCAGCAAGGATGAGATTATTTCAGCTTATACAAG GAGTAGGGTTCGACAAATTGCTTCAAATAATTCTCAACAGCATTCAGGAACTGTTTTGCCTCCTCCAGCCGATGACTTTTCTAACAGTATAACAGCTTCAAGCAGATATCACATCAGAAGTGCCTCAAAT AGCATCTCAAACCAGGCCAAAGATTCTCCTCCTAATAGCAATGCTGGGAAGCCCACTGTTCTTCCGGCTGGTGCTTCATG GGGTCTTCAAACTTCGAACTGCCGGTCTCCTGTTGCAAGTGCAGCATGCTCCCAAGTTTCCCATGCCAAACAAAAGGTAGAGATGGTTGGTAATTTGTCTTTGCCTCCTGTATTGACTGAAAACACACATCATCCTTCTGCATGGAATGATGAAGTAGCTACAACATCCAAGGTGCCTGAAAACCAGACTTTAACAACTAATAAATCACCTTTGTTGTTAACGGAAAGTACTAAGCAGTCCTCCTTGAGGCATAATTTTGTGGATATGACGCCGAAAATGCCAGCAAACCGAGAATCACTGCAAGTTGGTGACATTTCTCAACCTGTAGAACCTTTGAGGTCATCACTGGAGGCGGTTGTAACAAATAATTGTTCATCCAGATCTTCTTCATTGGATGACATAGTTGTGACATCAAAGCTTGGTGAAGAAAAACCAATGTCACACTCGGATTGCGAGTTTATGCCTATTATTGACGAGCAGAGCCAAACAGTTGTATCAGAAGTATCAACTATAGATCTCTCGGACATCCCTCGTGCTTCGCAGGTGGCCTCAAATTTCTCATATAGCCTTCCAGTTAGTGCATCAGAAGATAACGAAACATCCATTTATGCAAATGGTGACAACACAAAGGCAATAAATAGCACCATTTCTAAAGGTTTTGATAGACAATTCAGCAGGTCTGGTTCTGGTAGTGCTACTCAAGGTTCTAGTATTGTCAATGGGGTAACACATAGTTTATGCTCAAGTTTGTCTTCAGTAACTATAGATAGCCATGTTAGAGCTGATCAGTTGCATGTGAACCAGCATCAATTTTCAAATGTTAATAGTTTTACAGCTGTGATGCCTCTGACAAATGACTCGGATTCAGCTTCATTGAACAAAGCCCTGCTGTTGCTTGATAAGGATGCTAGTAACAGGTTAAGGGACCGGAGTTGTGAGCTACTAAAGGAACAGTCGACCTCTGCAGTTAATAACAAAGATGTCTTGCTACTTCCTTCTGACAATAAAGTACTTAGAGTTTCAGATACTGTTGATCGACTATCTTCTTCAATTTACCTAAATCATTCACACAATAGCGGTAATTGTTCAAGTTCTACTTCTTGGAACACCTATGTCCAAGATAAACAAACCCCAAGAGTTGGCAGAAATATGGACAGATATTCAGAGACGGCCATGTTTCCATTTTTTCCATTAGGCGATAAAGAATCTGCACTGCCCAATGGTCACAAAGCTTATGAGCAAAACAGTTGTTCACCTGGGAGGGGTTTTCAGTGTCCTGAGATGAACTGCAATGAAGAAAAGGTGAAATCTTCAGGAAGAGTTAATGATATAGCCAGTTCTAACAAATATGCAACTGTAGAGATAAAGAGGGAGAGCAGCATCATTTCGGATATACTGTCACTAGATGTTGATCCATGGGATGACTCCTCAGCTACAAGTAATAGTTTTGCTAGACTGCTTGGTGAAACCGAAAAACAAGAAAGCTCCTTTAAATTATTAAGTTCTTGGAGATCCAACAACAGCAATCAGTCTAGGTTTTCTTTTGCCAGGCAAGAATGCCAAGGGAGTGTTGTACAACCTACCAGAGGTGAGGCCCATGCACAGATGTTTTGCTCatcacatgattcatttgaacacGGGCTTCGAAATGGAACTATGTTTGATACTTTTGAGTCTCCCAACACTGTCATCAACAGCAACCCTGTTGTCTCATTTGACAAGGCTGCTG GTACTTTGAAGGCTAAGATATCAGCTCCACCTGGATTTTCCACTCCAAGCAGAGTACACCTTCCAGATTTTTCTTCTCAAGATAGATTCTACCAAACACATGAGGCAGTGTTCTCAG AAAATCATTATCAAGCACAAATATCTGGAAATCCTAGTGATATAGGATTTACTGATCCAGCAATTTTGGCTGTCGGCAAGGAGCGAATGTCACTTGGAATAAATAATGCTGGGTTGGGCCTTAAATCTACATTTTCTGCTCAAATTAGTGTTTCAGATAGTGACCCAAGGATTCATCTATTGAGGCCGCAGTCTCTTTCTTCTTATCACAACATGGATATACCAGAGTCTGCGGGAGATAGATTCTTGCAATTGGGTGATACATATATTACATCTCAACTTTCAGCAGAAAACCGTAGGGGTCTTTCTCCAATTGCACAGATATCATTCCAGCAATTGAGAAATAAACAATTTTTTAACAAACAGTGGGATGGCTTGAATGATTTACGGACTGGAAGTGATATGGGTTTGAGGGAAGCTTTGAGGAATGAGAGATTTGGGCTAACTAACGGCTATTCTAGCAACGAGGAACGAAAATTTCTTTTCCCAAATGGTGATCTATATAACAGGGAATTTAGGATGTAG
- the LOC103970709 gene encoding uncharacterized protein LOC103970709 isoform X2 — protein sequence MSDDGDRTCPLCAEEMDLTDQQLKPCKCGYEICVWCWHQINDMAEKTEGRCPACRTPYDKERIVRMAANCKRIVAEINSEKKQKSQKAKLKTSAEAKKHLSSVRVMQRNLVYVTYAREEEAVRCIKAVHNYVLEGKTLRACFGTTKYCHAWLRNMTCSNPDCLYLHDIGSQEDSFSKDEIISAYTRSRVRQIASNNSQQHSGTVLPPPADDFSNSITASSRYHIRSASNSISNQAKDSPPNSNAGKPTVLPAGASWGLQTSNCRSPVASAACSQVSHAKQKVEMVGNLSLPPVLTENTHHPSAWNDEVATTSKVPENQTLTTNKSPLLLTESTKQSSLRHNFVDMTPKMPANRESLQVGDISQPVEPLRSSLEAVVTNNCSSRSSSLDDIVVTSKLGEEKPMSHSDCEFMPIIDEQSQTVVSEVSTIDLSDIPRASQVASNFSYSLPVSASEDNETSIYANGDNTKAINSTISKGFDRQFSRSGSGSATQGSSIVNGVTHSLCSSLSSVTIDSHVRADQLHVNQHQFSNVNSFTAVMPLTNDSDSASLNKALLLLDKDASNRLRDRSCELLKEQSTSAVNNKDVLLLPSDNKVLRVSDTVDRLSSSIYLNHSHNSGNCSSSTSWNTYVQDKQTPRVGRNMDRYSETAMFPFFPLGDKESALPNGHKAYEQNSCSPGRGFQCPEMNCNEEKVKSSGRVNDIASSNKYATVEIKRESSIISDILSLDVDPWDDSSATSNSFARLLGETEKQESSFKLLSSWRSNNSNQSRFSFARQECQGSVVQPTRGEAHAQMFCSSHDSFEHGLRNGTMFDTFESPNTVINSNPVVSFDKAAGTLKAKISAPPGFSTPSRVHLPDFSSQDRFYQTHEAVFSENHYQAQISGNPSDIGFTDPAILAVGKERMSLGINNAGLGLKSTFSAQISVSDSDPRIHLLRPQSLSSYHNMDIPESAGDRFLQLGDTYITSQLSAENRRGLSPIAQISFQQLRNKQFFNKQWDGLNDLRTGSDMGLREALRNERFGLTNGYSSNEERKFLFPNGDLYNREFRM from the exons ATGAGTGATGATGGAGATAGGACCTGTCCTTTGTGCGCTGAGGAGATGGATCTGACTGACCAGCAGCTGAAACCTTGCAAATGTGGATATGAG ATTTGTGTTTGGTGTTGGCATCAAATAAATGACATGGCTGAGAAAACAGAAGGGCGGTGTCCCGCATGTCGCACGCCATATGACAAGGAAAGGATTGTCAGAATGGCCGCCAACTGCAAAAG GATAGTTGCTGAGATAAATTCTGAGAAAAAGCAGAAATCTCAAAAAGCAAAGCTGAAAACATCTGCAGAAGCTAAGAAGCATCTTAGCAGTGTCAGAGTGATGCAACGAAACCTTGT GTATGTTACATATGCAAGAGAAGAAGAAGCTGTTCGATGCATTAAAGCTGTACACAATTATGTTCTGGAGGGTAAGACCTTGAG GGCATGTTTTGGTACAACGAAATATTGCCATGCCTGGTTGAGAAATATG ACCTGCAGcaatccagattgtctgtatttGCATGATATAGGCAGCCAAGAAGATAGTTTCAGCAAGGATGAGATTATTTCAGCTTATACAAG GAGTAGGGTTCGACAAATTGCTTCAAATAATTCTCAACAGCATTCAGGAACTGTTTTGCCTCCTCCAGCCGATGACTTTTCTAACAGTATAACAGCTTCAAGCAGATATCACATCAGAAGTGCCTCAAAT AGCATCTCAAACCAGGCCAAAGATTCTCCTCCTAATAGCAATGCTGGGAAGCCCACTGTTCTTCCGGCTGGTGCTTCATG GGGTCTTCAAACTTCGAACTGCCGGTCTCCTGTTGCAAGTGCAGCATGCTCCCAAGTTTCCCATGCCAAACAAAAGGTAGAGATGGTTGGTAATTTGTCTTTGCCTCCTGTATTGACTGAAAACACACATCATCCTTCTGCATGGAATGATGAAGTAGCTACAACATCCAAGGTGCCTGAAAACCAGACTTTAACAACTAATAAATCACCTTTGTTGTTAACGGAAAGTACTAAGCAGTCCTCCTTGAGGCATAATTTTGTGGATATGACGCCGAAAATGCCAGCAAACCGAGAATCACTGCAAGTTGGTGACATTTCTCAACCTGTAGAACCTTTGAGGTCATCACTGGAGGCGGTTGTAACAAATAATTGTTCATCCAGATCTTCTTCATTGGATGACATAGTTGTGACATCAAAGCTTGGTGAAGAAAAACCAATGTCACACTCGGATTGCGAGTTTATGCCTATTATTGACGAGCAGAGCCAAACAGTTGTATCAGAAGTATCAACTATAGATCTCTCGGACATCCCTCGTGCTTCGCAGGTGGCCTCAAATTTCTCATATAGCCTTCCAGTTAGTGCATCAGAAGATAACGAAACATCCATTTATGCAAATGGTGACAACACAAAGGCAATAAATAGCACCATTTCTAAAGGTTTTGATAGACAATTCAGCAGGTCTGGTTCTGGTAGTGCTACTCAAGGTTCTAGTATTGTCAATGGGGTAACACATAGTTTATGCTCAAGTTTGTCTTCAGTAACTATAGATAGCCATGTTAGAGCTGATCAGTTGCATGTGAACCAGCATCAATTTTCAAATGTTAATAGTTTTACAGCTGTGATGCCTCTGACAAATGACTCGGATTCAGCTTCATTGAACAAAGCCCTGCTGTTGCTTGATAAGGATGCTAGTAACAGGTTAAGGGACCGGAGTTGTGAGCTACTAAAGGAACAGTCGACCTCTGCAGTTAATAACAAAGATGTCTTGCTACTTCCTTCTGACAATAAAGTACTTAGAGTTTCAGATACTGTTGATCGACTATCTTCTTCAATTTACCTAAATCATTCACACAATAGCGGTAATTGTTCAAGTTCTACTTCTTGGAACACCTATGTCCAAGATAAACAAACCCCAAGAGTTGGCAGAAATATGGACAGATATTCAGAGACGGCCATGTTTCCATTTTTTCCATTAGGCGATAAAGAATCTGCACTGCCCAATGGTCACAAAGCTTATGAGCAAAACAGTTGTTCACCTGGGAGGGGTTTTCAGTGTCCTGAGATGAACTGCAATGAAGAAAAGGTGAAATCTTCAGGAAGAGTTAATGATATAGCCAGTTCTAACAAATATGCAACTGTAGAGATAAAGAGGGAGAGCAGCATCATTTCGGATATACTGTCACTAGATGTTGATCCATGGGATGACTCCTCAGCTACAAGTAATAGTTTTGCTAGACTGCTTGGTGAAACCGAAAAACAAGAAAGCTCCTTTAAATTATTAAGTTCTTGGAGATCCAACAACAGCAATCAGTCTAGGTTTTCTTTTGCCAGGCAAGAATGCCAAGGGAGTGTTGTACAACCTACCAGAGGTGAGGCCCATGCACAGATGTTTTGCTCatcacatgattcatttgaacacGGGCTTCGAAATGGAACTATGTTTGATACTTTTGAGTCTCCCAACACTGTCATCAACAGCAACCCTGTTGTCTCATTTGACAAGGCTGCTG GTACTTTGAAGGCTAAGATATCAGCTCCACCTGGATTTTCCACTCCAAGCAGAGTACACCTTCCAGATTTTTCTTCTCAAGATAGATTCTACCAAACACATGAGGCAGTGTTCTCAG AAAATCATTATCAAGCACAAATATCTGGAAATCCTAGTGATATAGGATTTACTGATCCAGCAATTTTGGCTGTCGGCAAGGAGCGAATGTCACTTGGAATAAATAATGCTGGGTTGGGCCTTAAATCTACATTTTCTGCTCAAATTAGTGTTTCAGATAGTGACCCAAGGATTCATCTATTGAGGCCGCAGTCTCTTTCTTCTTATCACAACATGGATATACCAGAGTCTGCGGGAGATAGATTCTTGCAATTGGGTGATACATATATTACATCTCAACTTTCAGCAGAAAACCGTAGGGGTCTTTCTCCAATTGCACAGATATCATTCCAGCAATTGAGAAATAAACAATTTTTTAACAAACAGTGGGATGGCTTGAATGATTTACGGACTGGAAGTGATATGGGTTTGAGGGAAGCTTTGAGGAATGAGAGATTTGGGCTAACTAACGGCTATTCTAGCAACGAGGAACGAAAATTTCTTTTCCCAAATGGTGATCTATATAACAGGGAATTTAGGATGTAG
- the LOC103970709 gene encoding uncharacterized protein LOC103970709 isoform X1, which produces MSDDGDRTCPLCAEEMDLTDQQLKPCKCGYEICVWCWHQINDMAEKTEGRCPACRTPYDKERIVRMAANCKRIVAEINSEKKQKSQKAKLKTSAEAKKHLSSVRVMQRNLVYIIGLPTNLCDDSFLESKEYFGQYGKVIKVSISRPASTPTQQASSNSTCSVYVTYAREEEAVRCIKAVHNYVLEGKTLRACFGTTKYCHAWLRNMTCSNPDCLYLHDIGSQEDSFSKDEIISAYTRSRVRQIASNNSQQHSGTVLPPPADDFSNSITASSRYHIRSASNSISNQAKDSPPNSNAGKPTVLPAGASWGLQTSNCRSPVASAACSQVSHAKQKVEMVGNLSLPPVLTENTHHPSAWNDEVATTSKVPENQTLTTNKSPLLLTESTKQSSLRHNFVDMTPKMPANRESLQVGDISQPVEPLRSSLEAVVTNNCSSRSSSLDDIVVTSKLGEEKPMSHSDCEFMPIIDEQSQTVVSEVSTIDLSDIPRASQVASNFSYSLPVSASEDNETSIYANGDNTKAINSTISKGFDRQFSRSGSGSATQGSSIVNGVTHSLCSSLSSVTIDSHVRADQLHVNQHQFSNVNSFTAVMPLTNDSDSASLNKALLLLDKDASNRLRDRSCELLKEQSTSAVNNKDVLLLPSDNKVLRVSDTVDRLSSSIYLNHSHNSGNCSSSTSWNTYVQDKQTPRVGRNMDRYSETAMFPFFPLGDKESALPNGHKAYEQNSCSPGRGFQCPEMNCNEEKVKSSGRVNDIASSNKYATVEIKRESSIISDILSLDVDPWDDSSATSNSFARLLGETEKQESSFKLLSSWRSNNSNQSRFSFARQECQGSVVQPTRGEAHAQMFCSSHDSFEHGLRNGTMFDTFESPNTVINSNPVVSFDKAAGTLKAKISAPPGFSTPSRVHLPDFSSQDRFYQTHEAVFSENHYQAQISGNPSDIGFTDPAILAVGKERMSLGINNAGLGLKSTFSAQISVSDSDPRIHLLRPQSLSSYHNMDIPESAGDRFLQLGDTYITSQLSAENRRGLSPIAQISFQQLRNKQFFNKQWDGLNDLRTGSDMGLREALRNERFGLTNGYSSNEERKFLFPNGDLYNREFRM; this is translated from the exons ATGAGTGATGATGGAGATAGGACCTGTCCTTTGTGCGCTGAGGAGATGGATCTGACTGACCAGCAGCTGAAACCTTGCAAATGTGGATATGAG ATTTGTGTTTGGTGTTGGCATCAAATAAATGACATGGCTGAGAAAACAGAAGGGCGGTGTCCCGCATGTCGCACGCCATATGACAAGGAAAGGATTGTCAGAATGGCCGCCAACTGCAAAAG GATAGTTGCTGAGATAAATTCTGAGAAAAAGCAGAAATCTCAAAAAGCAAAGCTGAAAACATCTGCAGAAGCTAAGAAGCATCTTAGCAGTGTCAGAGTGATGCAACGAAACCTTGTGTACATAATTGGACTTCCTACTAATTTATGCGATGATAGT TTTCTTGAAAGTAAGGAATACTTTGGTCAGTATGGGAAAGTTATAAAGGTGTCAATTTCTCGTCCTGCAAGTACCCCTACCCAGCAAGCATCAAGTAACAGCACGTGTAGTGT GTATGTTACATATGCAAGAGAAGAAGAAGCTGTTCGATGCATTAAAGCTGTACACAATTATGTTCTGGAGGGTAAGACCTTGAG GGCATGTTTTGGTACAACGAAATATTGCCATGCCTGGTTGAGAAATATG ACCTGCAGcaatccagattgtctgtatttGCATGATATAGGCAGCCAAGAAGATAGTTTCAGCAAGGATGAGATTATTTCAGCTTATACAAG GAGTAGGGTTCGACAAATTGCTTCAAATAATTCTCAACAGCATTCAGGAACTGTTTTGCCTCCTCCAGCCGATGACTTTTCTAACAGTATAACAGCTTCAAGCAGATATCACATCAGAAGTGCCTCAAAT AGCATCTCAAACCAGGCCAAAGATTCTCCTCCTAATAGCAATGCTGGGAAGCCCACTGTTCTTCCGGCTGGTGCTTCATG GGGTCTTCAAACTTCGAACTGCCGGTCTCCTGTTGCAAGTGCAGCATGCTCCCAAGTTTCCCATGCCAAACAAAAGGTAGAGATGGTTGGTAATTTGTCTTTGCCTCCTGTATTGACTGAAAACACACATCATCCTTCTGCATGGAATGATGAAGTAGCTACAACATCCAAGGTGCCTGAAAACCAGACTTTAACAACTAATAAATCACCTTTGTTGTTAACGGAAAGTACTAAGCAGTCCTCCTTGAGGCATAATTTTGTGGATATGACGCCGAAAATGCCAGCAAACCGAGAATCACTGCAAGTTGGTGACATTTCTCAACCTGTAGAACCTTTGAGGTCATCACTGGAGGCGGTTGTAACAAATAATTGTTCATCCAGATCTTCTTCATTGGATGACATAGTTGTGACATCAAAGCTTGGTGAAGAAAAACCAATGTCACACTCGGATTGCGAGTTTATGCCTATTATTGACGAGCAGAGCCAAACAGTTGTATCAGAAGTATCAACTATAGATCTCTCGGACATCCCTCGTGCTTCGCAGGTGGCCTCAAATTTCTCATATAGCCTTCCAGTTAGTGCATCAGAAGATAACGAAACATCCATTTATGCAAATGGTGACAACACAAAGGCAATAAATAGCACCATTTCTAAAGGTTTTGATAGACAATTCAGCAGGTCTGGTTCTGGTAGTGCTACTCAAGGTTCTAGTATTGTCAATGGGGTAACACATAGTTTATGCTCAAGTTTGTCTTCAGTAACTATAGATAGCCATGTTAGAGCTGATCAGTTGCATGTGAACCAGCATCAATTTTCAAATGTTAATAGTTTTACAGCTGTGATGCCTCTGACAAATGACTCGGATTCAGCTTCATTGAACAAAGCCCTGCTGTTGCTTGATAAGGATGCTAGTAACAGGTTAAGGGACCGGAGTTGTGAGCTACTAAAGGAACAGTCGACCTCTGCAGTTAATAACAAAGATGTCTTGCTACTTCCTTCTGACAATAAAGTACTTAGAGTTTCAGATACTGTTGATCGACTATCTTCTTCAATTTACCTAAATCATTCACACAATAGCGGTAATTGTTCAAGTTCTACTTCTTGGAACACCTATGTCCAAGATAAACAAACCCCAAGAGTTGGCAGAAATATGGACAGATATTCAGAGACGGCCATGTTTCCATTTTTTCCATTAGGCGATAAAGAATCTGCACTGCCCAATGGTCACAAAGCTTATGAGCAAAACAGTTGTTCACCTGGGAGGGGTTTTCAGTGTCCTGAGATGAACTGCAATGAAGAAAAGGTGAAATCTTCAGGAAGAGTTAATGATATAGCCAGTTCTAACAAATATGCAACTGTAGAGATAAAGAGGGAGAGCAGCATCATTTCGGATATACTGTCACTAGATGTTGATCCATGGGATGACTCCTCAGCTACAAGTAATAGTTTTGCTAGACTGCTTGGTGAAACCGAAAAACAAGAAAGCTCCTTTAAATTATTAAGTTCTTGGAGATCCAACAACAGCAATCAGTCTAGGTTTTCTTTTGCCAGGCAAGAATGCCAAGGGAGTGTTGTACAACCTACCAGAGGTGAGGCCCATGCACAGATGTTTTGCTCatcacatgattcatttgaacacGGGCTTCGAAATGGAACTATGTTTGATACTTTTGAGTCTCCCAACACTGTCATCAACAGCAACCCTGTTGTCTCATTTGACAAGGCTGCTG GTACTTTGAAGGCTAAGATATCAGCTCCACCTGGATTTTCCACTCCAAGCAGAGTACACCTTCCAGATTTTTCTTCTCAAGATAGATTCTACCAAACACATGAGGCAGTGTTCTCAG AAAATCATTATCAAGCACAAATATCTGGAAATCCTAGTGATATAGGATTTACTGATCCAGCAATTTTGGCTGTCGGCAAGGAGCGAATGTCACTTGGAATAAATAATGCTGGGTTGGGCCTTAAATCTACATTTTCTGCTCAAATTAGTGTTTCAGATAGTGACCCAAGGATTCATCTATTGAGGCCGCAGTCTCTTTCTTCTTATCACAACATGGATATACCAGAGTCTGCGGGAGATAGATTCTTGCAATTGGGTGATACATATATTACATCTCAACTTTCAGCAGAAAACCGTAGGGGTCTTTCTCCAATTGCACAGATATCATTCCAGCAATTGAGAAATAAACAATTTTTTAACAAACAGTGGGATGGCTTGAATGATTTACGGACTGGAAGTGATATGGGTTTGAGGGAAGCTTTGAGGAATGAGAGATTTGGGCTAACTAACGGCTATTCTAGCAACGAGGAACGAAAATTTCTTTTCCCAAATGGTGATCTATATAACAGGGAATTTAGGATGTAG